AAAGACGCTGTTAAATAAGTTTCCGCGACGCGGTATAGCTTTAAAAGAGGGGCGACATCGCCCCTTTTTGTTTCCGGGGCCTGCTATGCTGAAACGTTATCATCAGCGCGTCTGCGCCCTGCTATGTGGTGCGCTGCTAACGGGCTGTAGCACCACACCTGATCTTCCTGCCTTTACCGCCAGCGGCTATCTTGCCGATCGTGGCGTGGTCCGCATCTGGCGCAAAAATGGCGACCATCAATCGGTTCACATGCGTACTGTCTTCACGCCTTTCAATGGCGATGCGATGGAGACGACGGATTACAGCTGGCTCGACAACAATCTTATCAGCGTGCAACGTCAGGTAGCCGGGAATCAGCCGGATGACGTGACGCTGCGTTTTGACCAGCAGGGTAACCTCAATTTTATGCAACGGCAGCTGGCCGGACGTCGTGAAGCGGTGAGTAACGACAGCGTCGAGTTGTACCGTTTCGATGCGCAACGCATGTTGGCGCAGAGCAATGCGTTACTGAATGGCCGCGTATTGCTGAGCCAAGGCCACTGGCTGGGCGATACGCAGGTACGCAACTGTGAAGGGAAGGTGGTCAATGCGCCTTTCGATAGCAACATGCTGGCAACGCTGGCGCAGCAACAGCGCAGTGCATCATCACCCTTGATGGTCGCCTGGCTGGAAGCTCCTGAAGGCGTGCAGCTGTTGCATATCACGCCGACGGATGAGTGTAGCTGGCAGCCGAAAGAGAGCGAGTTCTGACCGGGAAAGAAGAAGGGGCACTGTGCGTGCCCCTTGTCATTACTTACGGTTGATGGCGCGATAACCGATATCGTGACGGCAGAAGCTGCCTTCCCAGGAGATAGATTTCGCCAGCTCATACGCACGTTGCTGCGCGGCGGCCACGTCCTCTCCCAGCGCGGTGACACAGAGTACGCGTCCCCCGTTGGTGACCACCAGGTCATCTTTCAGCGTGGTGCCCGCATGGAACACCTTACCATCCGCCACTTCTTCGAGCGGCAAGCCGTGAATCTGGTCGCCGGTGTTGTAATCGCCCGGATAGCCGCCGGCCGCCAACACCACACCCAATGACGGACGCGGATCCCATTGTGAGGTTTGCTGATCCAGTTTGCCGTCACAGGCAGCCAGACACAGCGCCACCAGATCGGACTGCAAACGCAGCATGATCGGTTGCGTTTCCGGATCGCCAAAGCGGCAGTTGAATTCGATCACTTTAGGTTGACCGGCTTTATCGATCATCAGACCGGCATACAGGAAGCCGGTGTAGGTGTTACCTTCCGCTTTCATCCCGTTCACGGTTGGCCAAATGATCTGATCCATCACCCGCTGGTGGATCTCATCGGTCACTACCGGTGCTGGAGAGTAGGCACCCATGCCGCCGGTATTCGGGCCGGTATCACCATCACCGACACGCTTGTGATCCTGGCTGGTGGCCATCGGCAGCACGTTGTCGCCATCCACCATCACGATAAAGCTGGCTTCTTCGCCATCGAGGAACTCTTCGATCACGATACGGTGACCGGCATCGCCGAACGCGTTGCCTGCCAGCATATCCTGTACTGCGTCTTCCGCTTCTTGCAGCGTCATCGCTACGATCACACCTTTACCGGCGGCCAGGCCATCGGCTTTGATGACGATCGGTGCACCTTTCTCACGCAGATACGCCAGTGCCGGTTCTACCTCGGTAAAGTTCTGGTATTCAGCGGTTGGGATCTGCTGGCGTGCGAGGAAATCTTTAGTGAAGGCTTTGGAGCCTTCCAGCTGTGCGGCTGCCTGCGTCGGGCCAAAAATCTTCAGACCTGCGGCACGGAACGCATCAACGACACCAATCACCAGCGGCGCTTCCGGGCCGACGATGGTCAGGTCAATTTTTTCCTGCTGGGCAAAGGCCAGCAGCGCGGGCACGTCGGTGGCGCTGATAGCGACATTTTGCAATGCCGGTTCCAGCGCTGTACCTGCGTTACCCGGTGCAACAAATACGGTTTCTGCCAGCGGTGACTGCGCAGCTTTCCACGCCAGGGCGTGTTCACGTCCACCATTGCCAATGACTAAAATTTTCATCTGTAACGCTCCCAACGATTAATGGCGGAAATGACGCATGTCGGTAAAGATCATCGCGATGCCGTGCTCATCGGCGGCGGCAATGACTTCATCATCGCGAATCGAACCACCCGGCTGAATCACACAGGTGACACCGACGGCAGCCGCAGCATCAATGCCATCGCGGAACGGGAAGAAGGCATCAGAGGCCATCGCAGAACCTTGCACTTCCAGACCTTCATCGCCCGCCTTGATACCCGCGATTTTCGCGGAATAGACGCGGCTCATCTGGCCTGCACCAATACCGATGGTCATATTGTCACGCGCATAAACAATGGCGTTGGATTTAACGAATTTCGCCACTTTCCAGCAGAACAGGGCATCACGCAGTTCCTGTTCCGTCGGCTGGCGTTTGCTTACGACACGCAGCTGGCTGGCATCGACCATACCCAGATCGCGGTCCTGCACCAGCAAACCACCGTTAACACGTTTGAAATCCAGACCGGCAACGCGATCCTGCCACTGACCACACACCAGCACGCGGACATTCTGTTTGCTGGCGGTGACTTTCAGTGCGGCTTCAGAGGCGGAAGGAGCGATGATCACTTCCACGAACTGACGGCTGATGATGGCTTGCGCGGTGGCTTCGTCCAGTTCACGGTTGAAAGCGATGATGCCGCCAAATGCCGAGGTAGGATCGGTTTTGTATGCGCGCTCATAGGCATCGAGAATCGAACTGCCCACGGCCACACCGCACGGGTTGGCGTGTTTCACAATCACGCAGGCGGCTTCACTGAACTCTTTGACGCACTCCAGTGCCGCATCGGTATCGGCAATGTTGTTGTAGGACAGCGCTTTACCCTGCACTTGCTGCGCTGTGGCAACCGAGGCTTCCGCCACGTTCTCTTCTATATAGAAAGCGGCATCCTGATGGCTGTTCTCGCCGTAACGCATATCCTGCTTCTTAATGAAGTTCAGATTCAGTGTGCGCGGGAAACGACCGGCAGGCTCTTTGCTCTCGCCGTGATAGGCCGGCACCAGGCTACCAAAGTAGTTAGCAATCATGCTGTCGTAGGCGGCGGTGTGTTCGAAGGCTTTAATCGCCAGGTCGAAACGGGTGTCCAGCGTCAGGGAGTTTTCGTTGGCGTCCAGCTCGGCAATGATAGCGTCGTAATCGCTGCTCTTAACCACAATGGCGACGTCTTTGTGGTTCTTCGCGGCGGAGCGCACCATGGTGGGGCCGCCGATATCGATGTTTTCTACCGCATCTTCCAGCGTACAGCCCGGTTTTGCCACCGTCTGGGCGAAGGGATAGAGGTTAACGACCACCATGTCGATAGGATTGATAGCGTGCTGCGCCATGATGGCATCATCCTGGCCGCGACGACCCAGAATGCCGCCATGCACTTTCGGGTGCAGCGTTTTGACGCGTCCATCCATCATTTCCGGAAAACCGGTGTAGTCAGACACTTCAGTGACCGGCAGGCCCGCATCTGCCAGCAGGCGTGCAGTACCACCTGTGGAGAGCAGCTCAACACCACGGCTGGAGAGTGCCTGAGCAAATTCGAGGATACCGGCTTTGTCTGAGACACTCAGCAGAGCGCGGCGTACTGGACGACGTTGTTGCATGGTGGTTTTATCCCTTGGCTTTGTTTCGCGTAAATAAGAGCGTTACATCAAGCTTAGCGTTTTTCTTCTATATAGAAGAAACGTTGGCCTCAGGTAACGCCCCAAAAGGGGCATCCTTCACGTCGCGGGGCATTGTAGCGAAAACGTTTGCGCGATGCTCGCCTAAATTCATTTCTCTCAAAGGATGTGGATAACTTTGTGTGTAAGTGGGTATAAGGCGGGGTTTTGCTGTGGAATGCAGCGAACGGTTGTTTTTATTGAAATTAGCGGTTGCGCATGCCGAACAACTCCCTATAATGCGCCTCCATCGACACGGCACAACGGTTTACGAAATGCGGTGTTGAGAGAGAAGTTCTGAAGGAACTCTCGCCGGAGAAAATCGCTGAAAAAAGTGATTGACTCTGAAAGAGGAAAGCGTAATATACGCCACCTCGCGACAGACGGTTAACCCGCTGTTCGCACTGCTCTTTAACAATTTATCAGACAATCTGTGTGGGCACTCGCAGGATTGATATCAAAAGTCTACGGACTTAAAAAATATCAAGTCTCAAGAGTGAACACGTAATTCATTACGAAGTTTAATTCTTTGAGCATCAAACTTTAAATTGAAGAGTTTGATCATGGCTCAGATTGAACGCTGGCGGCAGGCCTAACACATGCAAGTCGAACGGTAGCACAGAGGAGCTTGCTCCTTGGGTGACGAGTGGCGGACGGGTGAGTAATGTCTGGGGATCTGCCCGATGGAGGGGGATAACTACTGGAAACGGTAGCTA
The DNA window shown above is from Pantoea sp. At-9b and carries:
- a CDS encoding DUF1481 domain-containing protein; the encoded protein is MLKRYHQRVCALLCGALLTGCSTTPDLPAFTASGYLADRGVVRIWRKNGDHQSVHMRTVFTPFNGDAMETTDYSWLDNNLISVQRQVAGNQPDDVTLRFDQQGNLNFMQRQLAGRREAVSNDSVELYRFDAQRMLAQSNALLNGRVLLSQGHWLGDTQVRNCEGKVVNAPFDSNMLATLAQQQRSASSPLMVAWLEAPEGVQLLHITPTDECSWQPKESEF
- the purD gene encoding phosphoribosylamine--glycine ligase — protein: MKILVIGNGGREHALAWKAAQSPLAETVFVAPGNAGTALEPALQNVAISATDVPALLAFAQQEKIDLTIVGPEAPLVIGVVDAFRAAGLKIFGPTQAAAQLEGSKAFTKDFLARQQIPTAEYQNFTEVEPALAYLREKGAPIVIKADGLAAGKGVIVAMTLQEAEDAVQDMLAGNAFGDAGHRIVIEEFLDGEEASFIVMVDGDNVLPMATSQDHKRVGDGDTGPNTGGMGAYSPAPVVTDEIHQRVMDQIIWPTVNGMKAEGNTYTGFLYAGLMIDKAGQPKVIEFNCRFGDPETQPIMLRLQSDLVALCLAACDGKLDQQTSQWDPRPSLGVVLAAGGYPGDYNTGDQIHGLPLEEVADGKVFHAGTTLKDDLVVTNGGRVLCVTALGEDVAAAQQRAYELAKSISWEGSFCRHDIGYRAINRK
- the purH gene encoding bifunctional phosphoribosylaminoimidazolecarboxamide formyltransferase/IMP cyclohydrolase, whose amino-acid sequence is MQQRRPVRRALLSVSDKAGILEFAQALSSRGVELLSTGGTARLLADAGLPVTEVSDYTGFPEMMDGRVKTLHPKVHGGILGRRGQDDAIMAQHAINPIDMVVVNLYPFAQTVAKPGCTLEDAVENIDIGGPTMVRSAAKNHKDVAIVVKSSDYDAIIAELDANENSLTLDTRFDLAIKAFEHTAAYDSMIANYFGSLVPAYHGESKEPAGRFPRTLNLNFIKKQDMRYGENSHQDAAFYIEENVAEASVATAQQVQGKALSYNNIADTDAALECVKEFSEAACVIVKHANPCGVAVGSSILDAYERAYKTDPTSAFGGIIAFNRELDEATAQAIISRQFVEVIIAPSASEAALKVTASKQNVRVLVCGQWQDRVAGLDFKRVNGGLLVQDRDLGMVDASQLRVVSKRQPTEQELRDALFCWKVAKFVKSNAIVYARDNMTIGIGAGQMSRVYSAKIAGIKAGDEGLEVQGSAMASDAFFPFRDGIDAAAAVGVTCVIQPGGSIRDDEVIAAADEHGIAMIFTDMRHFRH